In Siphonobacter curvatus, the genomic window ACTGGATGAAGCTCATGAAGCGGTCGGCGGGTCAGGAGCACGTGAACCTTAATATTTCGGGTGGAAACACAACGGTACGGTACTTCGTCTCTACGTCCTATTTCCATGACAAAGGTTTTTTTATTGAAGATCCCCGCAACGCCTATTCAACCAATCTGGGCCGCCGTCGCTTCAATTTGAGAACCAATGTCGATATCAATCTTAGTAAAGATCTGGAGTTGAGCATTGGCATTACGGGCATTACGGAAAACCGGAATTTTCCCGGAACCGGTACGCAGGAGATTTTCAACCTGATGAATAAAGCAACCCCGATTCTGTATCCGATGGTGTATCCGAATGGACGTATACCTGGTACCGTTGCTTCTGCCCAGCAAAATCCGTACGGCCGACTGACGCAAACCGGCTACGCAACCGAGTTCAGAGGAACTACGCAGGGAACCTTTGGACTGAAGTATAATCTCGGCCGATTGACGAAAGGCCTGAGTGCGATGGGGCGTTTTGCCTTTGATAGCTATAGTAGTAATAATATCGGTCGTAAGAAAAACTTTGAAACGTGGCTGGTTTCTGCCGAGAATGACCCCACTACGGGCGAGCCAATCTACAATCTGACGGCCGAAGGAGATAAGTTTTTAGGCTACAGTATTGATACCTGGGGTGAAAGCCGCAGTTACCTGGAAGCAAGCCTGAATTACAATCGCAGTTTTGGAAGGCATGACGTGGGCGGGATGCTTCTCTACAATCAGGGTGGCCGGCAGGCTACGGCTGGTTCAGCCATTGGTTCGTTGCCGTATCGACGGATGGGCCTGGTCGGAAGAGCAACCTACGGCTGGAAAGAGCGGTATTTTGCCGAAATTAACTTTGGCTATAATGGTTCAGAAAACTTTCCACGGGGTAAGCGATTTGGCTTGTTTCCGGCTTTCTCCGGCGGATGGGTCGTTTCGGATGAACCGTTCTTCAAGAATAACGTGCCCTTTATTTCACTCCTGAAACTGAAAGGCTCGTATGGGATTGTAGGCAATGACCAGATCAACGACCAGCGGTTTATGTACCTGACTACCCTAAAAACAACCGATGGATACCTGTTTGGAACCGAGTTCAATAATGGAATCGGAGGCATTATGGAAGATGCCATTGGTAATGCCAATATCACCTGGGAGACTTCTCGCAAGTCGAATATAGGCATGGAACTGCGTGCGATGAAAGACCGAATCTCCCTGATGCTTGACTTTTTTCGGGAGCACCGCACCAATATTCTTACCCAACGAGGAACGGTACCCGACCTGTTAGGAATCCAGTCGCTGCCCTACGCGAATATCGGCATTGTCAACAATAAAGGCATTGATGCGACCCTGACGTATCGCACGTCGATCGGACCCGTCCGAATGGATCTGAAGGGAACGTATACGTTTGCCCGCAATCGTATTATTCATAACGACGAACCTACACGCCGCTATGATTATCTGCGTCGGACGGGCCAGCGAATTGGTCAGCCTTTTGGCCTGGAGGCTATCGGGATTTTTAGTAGTCAGGAAGAAATCAATAACAGTCCCAAACAGGTTTTCAACTCGACGGTGGTTCCGGGTGATGTCAAGTACCGGGATACGAATAACGATGGAACCATAGATATCTATGATGAAAAGCCCATTGGGTATTCTAACATTCCTGAGATGGTTTACGGCTTTGGAGGGACCTTCACGTATCAAGGGTTTGACTTATCCCTTCTATTCCAGGGCGTAGGTAATGTATCCGTGTTTCGCAACTACGAGGGCTATATTCCTTTTGCTCAGGGCCAATTTGGGAATGTCCTGCGGGTAGCTTTAGACCGCTGGACAACGGAAAATCCCAATCCGAACGCTTCTTTCCCGAGACTGTACCCCGGAAATAATGACAACAACTATCGCAACAGTACCTTCTGGCAAATCAATGGTAACTATTTACGCCTGAAAAACGCCCAGCTCGGCTACACAATTCCGAAACTCTGGGCTCAACGGATCAAGGCTGACAATATCCGGCTATATGTGAATGGCCTGAACTTGCTGCTGTGGGATCGTATCAAACTGTATGACCCGGAGAGCGGCGACGGTGCCGGGAAATATCCGCCGTCACGCGTCATCAACATGGGTCTTAATGTGAACTTCTAAGATTATTAATGTATGAAAAAGATAGTAGTACGATTCCTGATGCTGGTTGCCGTTAGCCTATTCTCTTCCTGCGAAAAGTACCTGGACAAAGCTCCCGATGAGCTTTTATCGCTGGAAGTCACGTTCGCCAATCGTCAATACACGGAGAACTTCCTGTATCGCATTTACGCGTATTTACCCAGCTATAACTTCTGGACGGATCTTCCGTATAATGGCTTGGCCGATGATACAGACATCACCTGGAATCGCAGCAATTATCCCAGCTACGATATGAATTTAGGTAACTGGAATCCAACCACGGGCCTGGTGACGAACCTTTGGAAAAATTACTATCAGTCGTTCCGGCAAATTGCCATTTTCCTGGATAATGTCGATAAAGCTCCGATTTCTACGCAGAACAAGACGCTCTACAAGGCTGAAGCCAAGTTCCTAAGAGCCTATTACTACATGAATCTGGTTCAATTGTACGGGCCGGTTCCGCTGATTCTAGATCAGGTATCCTTTGAGTCCAGTACCTTCAATATCCCTCGTAATACGTTCGACGAGTGTGTGACCCAAATTTTGAAAGACCTCGACGAGGCCGCCACCGATTTGCCCCTGAAACATGAGAACATCTGGGCTGGTAAACCTACCAAAGGAACGGCTCTGGCCATGAAAGCCCGCATCCTGCTCTGGGCTGCCAGTCCACTAGTCAACGGAAATCCTGACCTGGCTGGACTGGTGAATCGCGACGGGAAAGCATTATTTCCTACGGCTTACAATAAAGAGCGGTGGCAATTGGCCAAGGCAGCCAGTAAGGCCGTGATCGATCTTGGTATTTATCATCTGTATACCGTACTGGATGACAAAGGAGCCGTCAAGCCCGTGGATTCCTACAAAGGATTGTTTATCAGCCAGTATGCCAATGAAGAAATGATCTGGGGACGGAATCTGGACGGAGGTAACTCACTGGTACTGGATCGACACTGTATGTTACGCAGCAAAGGCGGATGGAATGGCGTAGCAGTTACCCAAAAGTCAGTCGATGCATATGAAATGGCGAATGGAAAAGCCATCACGGAGCCGGGCTCGGGCTACGTGGAAACGGGTTTCTCCCAACAGGCTACGACTTACGCCCCCAAAGGAACCTGGAACATGTACGTGGGTCGTGAGCCTCGTTTCTACGTAACGGTCAATTACTCCGGAGCACCCTGGTGGGACAATACCAAAGCGGAATTCTTTTACAAAGGAAAAGACGGCAAGGAAGTGGGCCGGGATGATCATTCCCGGACGGGTTATCTGCTGCGTAAATTCATAGACCCTGTCAGTGATCCGATCGCCAACCGGAACCGGGCGAAACTATTCCCCTACATTCGACTCGCTGATATTTATTTGATGTACGCCGAGGCTTCGAATGAACTGGAAGGGCCAACCGCTGATGCCATCGGGTACGTGAATAAAATCCGTTCAAGAGCGGGGCTTCCGGCGCTAGCCTCCGGTCTTTCGCAAACCGAGTTTCGGAAGAAAATTCAGCATGAACGGGCGATTGAACTGGCCAGCGAACAGTTACGCTATTTCGATTTACGTCGCTGGAAACAGGCCTCGGAGCTAAAGGGAAGTTTTGAGGGTATGTCCGTTGATTTAGGCGCCAGTGCAACCGACGAAAGTTTCTTCAAACGAACCGTTTTTGAAACCAGAGTTTTTGAAAATAAGCACTACTGGTGGCCCATACCCCAAAGTGAAGTGGATAAAAATCAGGCGATGGTTCAAAACCCCGGCTGGTAAGGAAGGTTCTTTCGTTACGCTTCCATTCCGTAAGAAAATTAACCAGTGCTCGCAGACCACCTACGCTCCTTCAGGGCGGGTGGTCTGCCTGGTTTTAGGAAGTTACCCCGCCAGTTTAGTCAGCAACGCCCTGCCTTAGCGTTTGTTTAAAGTCTTAGACTCCAAGGCTTTGAAAAACTTTTCCCGGTACGTTTCACCCAAAGGAATCGCCGTTTTTTTATCCAGAAATACTTCGTTGCCTTCAATATACTGGAGGCGATCCAGAGCGATCAGATAGCTTCGGTGAATCCGCATGAAGCGGCGTTCGGGCAGGCGTTCTTCCACTTCTTTCATGGTCAGTAGGGTGACCACGCGGCCCTGGTCCGTGTAGATGCTCACATAGTTGCCCAGTCCTTCCACGTACTGAATGTCGGAAAGCGTAATCCGCTGGGTACGGTTATCGGCTTTAACGAAAATGTAATCTTCCTCGGCGGGTTGCGTAGGTACGGTAGGGGTGGGTGGCGTCAGGGGTGAACGCTGGTCGAGTGCTTTCTGGGCGGCTTTGAGGAACCGGTCAAACGCTACGGGTTTGAGCAGGTAATCGACTACGTTGTATTCGTACCCCTCCAGCGCGTACTGACTATAAGCCGTAGTCAGGATTACTTTAGCCCGACCGTTGAGTACCTTGATGAAATCCAGCCCTGAAAGCTCCGGCATGTGGATGTCGAGAAAAATCAGGTCAATAGGTTCGCTGTATACTTTTTGCAGCGCTTCAATCGGCCCGAGGCAACGCCCCGCCAGCTTCAGGAAAGGCGTCTGATTGACATAATGCGTCAGAATGTCGAGCGCAGCGGGCTCGTCGTCGACCAGCAGGCAGTTTAATGGATGCATTAGAGTTGGATTTGAAGTTCAGCGGTGTACGCCTGAGGCTGATCGTGTAAGTTCAGCGTATAGCGGGAAGGGTAAGCCAGTTCGAGTCGCCTGCGAATATTATCCAGCCCAATACCCGTCGATTCTTCCTTCGGCCCTTGCCGTTTTTTGTTATGAACGAAGAAGGAAAGCGTTTCGAAATCAATGCGTAAGATAATCTGTAAAGGAAAACCTGGGTCGTGTAACTCGCCGTATTTGAACGCATTTTCTACAAAAGTGATCAAAAGCAGCGGCATGATGCGACGAAAGGCGGGACTGCCTTCCACTGTAAACTGTACCTGTAGGCGATTGGCGAACCGTAATTGATTGAAATCCACAAAATTCTGCAGGTGCCGTACTTCTTGTTCCAGGGGTACTTTCGCTTCGGATTCCTGCAAGCCATACCGCATGATTTCCGAAAGCAACAACGTCGCCCGGGATAGATTTTCGGACAAAGGCAGAGCCTGAGCGTACAAAAAGTTGAGACTGTTGAAGAGAAAGTGCGGGTTAATCTGATAGCGGAGGGTCTGAAGTTTCGCCGCGGTGACTTCATTTTCGAGTTGTTGCTGGCGTTGGATTTCCCTTTGCCGTTCTTCACTCAAGAGACGGAGCTTCTGCTGATCCCGTACGGCCTGTAGGGCATAGCCATAAATAAAGCTGATCAGAATGGGATAGGCTTCGCTCGACAAGGTACGGGCCATACCATAGCCGGTAAGCTTGGCCACGGAAATCGTACGAAAGTCCGCTGGGTTGGCCAACACGTTAATGCCGTCCAGGTACGGCGGCCAGCCTGCTTTCACGGCGATACCAAAGAGGATGCCTTTCAGTATGGCCGAAATTACCCCAATGCCTAAGGCACTAACTACGGCCACAATCAACCGATTTTGGGATAAAAAACGGAAACTGCTGCGTAGGCAGAGGTAAAAGGCCGCTACCGTTGGAACCAGCAGGAGCAGTTCCATGGGCAGATAAAACGTTTTTCGAAAGAAATCAAACAGATTGGAAAGGAGCAAATAGGCTACCCAGCCCAGCAGGTGACCCATGGCCAGACGGCTGGTTTTTGACGGTTGTATCCACTGTTTCAGCCGTTTGGAAAACAGTGGTAGGGGCTGCCTGCCCCGTTGATACCAAAGACTCAATGCCGTAAAAATTAGTCCTTCCCCTAGGGTCAAGCCTAGATTCAGCAGGATCCCGACGATCTGAGGTAGCACGGGAGCAAAGGCCGGGTTGCTTTCCATCAACCCATCCCTGAAGCCCCGCTGGGTATCGGAATTCGTGGAAAGGAGCCGATCGACCGGTGTATACGCCAACAGGAACCAGGAACGGAATAGGGTCCAGATTCCGAGCAGCAGGAGCGTAGCCAGCAGAAACTCCGCCCGTTTGCGTTGCTGCCAGTAGGGCAGACAAACGTAATATTGACTGGCAAACAACAGCACACCTGAGCTAATGAACACCAGAGCGTAGGTCCGTACGTACGTAGCTCCGTCGGCGGTGATCAATCCATAAAACACCAGCCCGTACAGACCA contains:
- a CDS encoding SusC/RagA family TonB-linked outer membrane protein — translated: MRIARMQLFFLLLVSIGKAEVTHAQPEIEKIISVNWSNVTLKQAIQSLEKRASLHFVYSQNVIALDQKVNLVSKREKVKNILDRLLIPLQIKYEVIHGNIVLSRVLSSTVTTPASVLAMSVQERGAPLPSVAFQPIPDRIVRGQITSETGEALPGVNVMVKGTTVGVNTNNDGNYQLSVPEGSSAILVITSIGYLKQEIPLGSQTLVNVQLKPDEKALQEVVVVGYGEQKKVSFTGSESIITTRELKQSPTALLSNALGGRMAGLVTVQRSGEPGYDGANIWIRGLGTFGSNQSPLVLVDGVERDFNNIDPHEVESFTILKDASATAVFGVRGANGVVLVNTRKGTGGKPKVSFTVEKGFLSPTRLPEYVDGYTYATLYNEANRNADLPLPFTDEVLQKIKDQSDPLRYPNVDWMKLMKRSAGQEHVNLNISGGNTTVRYFVSTSYFHDKGFFIEDPRNAYSTNLGRRRFNLRTNVDINLSKDLELSIGITGITENRNFPGTGTQEIFNLMNKATPILYPMVYPNGRIPGTVASAQQNPYGRLTQTGYATEFRGTTQGTFGLKYNLGRLTKGLSAMGRFAFDSYSSNNIGRKKNFETWLVSAENDPTTGEPIYNLTAEGDKFLGYSIDTWGESRSYLEASLNYNRSFGRHDVGGMLLYNQGGRQATAGSAIGSLPYRRMGLVGRATYGWKERYFAEINFGYNGSENFPRGKRFGLFPAFSGGWVVSDEPFFKNNVPFISLLKLKGSYGIVGNDQINDQRFMYLTTLKTTDGYLFGTEFNNGIGGIMEDAIGNANITWETSRKSNIGMELRAMKDRISLMLDFFREHRTNILTQRGTVPDLLGIQSLPYANIGIVNNKGIDATLTYRTSIGPVRMDLKGTYTFARNRIIHNDEPTRRYDYLRRTGQRIGQPFGLEAIGIFSSQEEINNSPKQVFNSTVVPGDVKYRDTNNDGTIDIYDEKPIGYSNIPEMVYGFGGTFTYQGFDLSLLFQGVGNVSVFRNYEGYIPFAQGQFGNVLRVALDRWTTENPNPNASFPRLYPGNNDNNYRNSTFWQINGNYLRLKNAQLGYTIPKLWAQRIKADNIRLYVNGLNLLLWDRIKLYDPESGDGAGKYPPSRVINMGLNVNF
- a CDS encoding RagB/SusD family nutrient uptake outer membrane protein; protein product: MKKIVVRFLMLVAVSLFSSCEKYLDKAPDELLSLEVTFANRQYTENFLYRIYAYLPSYNFWTDLPYNGLADDTDITWNRSNYPSYDMNLGNWNPTTGLVTNLWKNYYQSFRQIAIFLDNVDKAPISTQNKTLYKAEAKFLRAYYYMNLVQLYGPVPLILDQVSFESSTFNIPRNTFDECVTQILKDLDEAATDLPLKHENIWAGKPTKGTALAMKARILLWAASPLVNGNPDLAGLVNRDGKALFPTAYNKERWQLAKAASKAVIDLGIYHLYTVLDDKGAVKPVDSYKGLFISQYANEEMIWGRNLDGGNSLVLDRHCMLRSKGGWNGVAVTQKSVDAYEMANGKAITEPGSGYVETGFSQQATTYAPKGTWNMYVGREPRFYVTVNYSGAPWWDNTKAEFFYKGKDGKEVGRDDHSRTGYLLRKFIDPVSDPIANRNRAKLFPYIRLADIYLMYAEASNELEGPTADAIGYVNKIRSRAGLPALASGLSQTEFRKKIQHERAIELASEQLRYFDLRRWKQASELKGSFEGMSVDLGASATDESFFKRTVFETRVFENKHYWWPIPQSEVDKNQAMVQNPGW
- a CDS encoding LytR/AlgR family response regulator transcription factor, whose protein sequence is MHPLNCLLVDDEPAALDILTHYVNQTPFLKLAGRCLGPIEALQKVYSEPIDLIFLDIHMPELSGLDFIKVLNGRAKVILTTAYSQYALEGYEYNVVDYLLKPVAFDRFLKAAQKALDQRSPLTPPTPTVPTQPAEEDYIFVKADNRTQRITLSDIQYVEGLGNYVSIYTDQGRVVTLLTMKEVEERLPERRFMRIHRSYLIALDRLQYIEGNEVFLDKKTAIPLGETYREKFFKALESKTLNKR
- a CDS encoding sensor histidine kinase: MPLFIKALPKWLGLIVAFGLYGLVFYGLITADGATYVRTYALVFISSGVLLFASQYYVCLPYWQQRKRAEFLLATLLLLGIWTLFRSWFLLAYTPVDRLLSTNSDTQRGFRDGLMESNPAFAPVLPQIVGILLNLGLTLGEGLIFTALSLWYQRGRQPLPLFSKRLKQWIQPSKTSRLAMGHLLGWVAYLLLSNLFDFFRKTFYLPMELLLLVPTVAAFYLCLRSSFRFLSQNRLIVAVVSALGIGVISAILKGILFGIAVKAGWPPYLDGINVLANPADFRTISVAKLTGYGMARTLSSEAYPILISFIYGYALQAVRDQQKLRLLSEERQREIQRQQQLENEVTAAKLQTLRYQINPHFLFNSLNFLYAQALPLSENLSRATLLLSEIMRYGLQESEAKVPLEQEVRHLQNFVDFNQLRFANRLQVQFTVEGSPAFRRIMPLLLITFVENAFKYGELHDPGFPLQIILRIDFETLSFFVHNKKRQGPKEESTGIGLDNIRRRLELAYPSRYTLNLHDQPQAYTAELQIQL